The Microterricola viridarii nucleotide sequence GTAGCGCCACGCTGTCGTTCCGGCGCTCGGTCACTCTGACACGCGGACGGGCAGATCCCGGCCGTGAACGGTGAGAGCTGCCAAGCACGCAGCCGCCCCCCGGGCGGCATCCAGAAACGCGTTTGGCCCTGCCCGCTGCGCGGGTGTGGGGGCTCAGTCCGGCTCGTCTGAGAAGGTTCGGACCACGCCGTGGGGCAGCGCTCGATTCAATCGCCCACCTCGGGGCCGATGAGGAGTCACGACGGCTTTGGAAGGCGGGTCGAGTGTATGCGGATCCCGGTATGCGGTCTGGATTTCGGCGGTGCCCTAGAGCGAACGGCGTCTGAGAGCGCTCAGTAGTGGCTCGTCAGGAAGTTCCTGATCCGCTCCAGGCCTTCGACGAGCTGGGAGTCATCGAGTGCATATGAGAACCGCAAGTGGCCAGGCGCGCCGAAGGCCTCGCCGGGAACGACTGCCACGTCGACTTCCTCCAGCAGCAAGGTCGAGAGCTGGAGGGTGCTGGTGACCGGCGCGCCGTTGAGCTTCAAAGCTCCGTCGAGCACGGCGCGGACATCCGGGAAGATGTAGAAGGCGCCGAGCGGCTTCGGGACAACGAATCCGGGAACGGTCTTGAGGATGTCGTATGCGATCAGCCGTCTCCGGTTGAAGACCGCACGCATCTGCCCGGGAAAGTCGCTGTTGTCGGCGAGAGCGGCGAGCGCGGCGCGCTGAGAGATGTTCGAAACGTTCCCGGTGGTGTGCGACTGGAAGTTCTTGACCGCCTCGATGACTGCGGGCGTCGAAATCGCCCAGCCGAGGCGCCAACCGGTCAGCACGTGGCTCTTCGCCAGTCCGTTCACGATGATGAGCTGATCGCGCGGCACGAAACGTGAAATCGAGGTGAAGGAGGCCGCGTCGTAGACGAAGTCGTGGTAGATCTCATCGGACATCACCCAGATGCGATTCTCGGTCACCCAGCGGCCGATCGCTCGGATCTCGTCCTCGGTGTAGACGGAGCCGGTGGGGTTTGACGGCGAGGTGAAGATGAGCAACTTGGTGCGCGGCGTTCTGGCGCGCTCCAGCTGGGCCACGGTGGTCTTGTAGCCAGACTCCGAGTCTGTCTCGACGGGCACGGTGATGCCGCCGGCGAGCTTGATCTGCTCGGGATAGCTCGTCCAATAGGGCGCGGGGAGAATGACTTCGTCGCCGGGGTTGAGCACCGCCGAGAGGGTGTTGAAAATCGCCTGCTTGCCCCCATTGGCCACTGCCACGTCGGCGGCGGAGAAGGACGTTCCGCTGTATCCGCTCGTGTACTCGGCGATCGCGGTGCGAAGTTCTGGGAGCCCCGTTGGGCCGCTGTAGTGGTGGTTCTTCGGCTCATCGATCGCCCGCTTGGCCGCCTCGGTGATGAAGGCGGGCGTGTCGAAGTCCGGCTCACCGGCGCCGAATGCGATGACGGGCCGCCCCTGGCTCGAATACAGCTTGGCCAATGCGTCGATTGCCTGGGGTGCCGACTCTGACACGGAAGCCAGGAGTCGAGACACGGTCAGATCAGTCATTGCGCTTCACTTTCTTCGGAGTGCCGGATGAACTCGACCACTTCTGCACCCGCACCGCCAAGTAGGAGAGCGCGAGGCAGAGCGCGACGTAGATGGAGCCCATGACCATGGCCGCGGGGATGATGGGGCTGCCGTACTGCATCTGGGTTCCGTAGAACTTCGCCAGATAGAGCAGCTCGGGATAGGTGACCATGAAGCCGAGGGCAGTGTCTTTGAGGGCCACGACGAGCTGGGAGATAATTGCGGGCAGCATGTTGCGGATCGCCTGCGGGGCCAGGATGACGGCGAGCACCTGGCCCTTGCGGAGCCCAATCGCTGCACCGGCCTCTGACTGGCCCTTGGGCAGCGAGTTGAGGCCCGCCCGGAAGATCTCCGCAAAGACAGAACCGTTGTAGATGGCGAGCCCCACCGTCACAGCGATGAATGGTGTGACGAAGGTGGCGCCGAGCACCGGCAGTCCGTAGTAGATCAGCATCATCAGCACGAGCAGCGGGATTGCGCGGAACGTCTCGGTGAGCCACGTGACGGAGGTGCGGACCCACCGCGCCGGTGAGAGCCGGCCCAGGAGGAGCAGCACGCCGAGTATGAGGGCGAGAATCGCCCCGGTGGCGAAGGCGCGGAGGGTCGACCCGGTGGTTTCCAGAATCTCGCGTTGGACGAGCGGGAAGGTGAAGAGTTCCCACTTGGCTGCCGCGAACTGTCCCGACTTGTAGAGCTGAACGACGATGAAGCCGAGGATGAGTGCGACGACGGTGATCGTGACGAATCCGGCGATGTTGCTCTTGCGTCGTCCCTTGGGGCCGAGCACGTCGAAGAGCTCTTGGGTGGCGTAGCTCACGATTGCGCCCACTTTCTTTCGAACTTTCGTTGCACGGCAGCCAGGCCCATGACGAGCAGGAAGAAGAAGAATGCCACCCACAAGAGGGTGGCGAGGAGGTTCTCGCCGCGCTCCGACATGTTGGCGGAAATTGCCCCGGCCTGCATGACGGAGAAGCCGCTCGCGACCGTGGTGTTCTTGAGCAGGGCGATGAAAACGCTGATCAGTGGCGGCACGACGTTGCGGAAAGCCTGCGGAACGAGGACGACGGTGATGACCTGGTCGAATGTGAGGCCGATCGCACGGGCCGCCTCGGTCTGCCCAACGTGGATGGAGTTGATTCCGGAACGGAAGACCTCGGCAACATAGCTGGCGGTATAGAGCACGAGCGCGATGATCGCGAGGGTCGTGTAGTCCAGCGCCGGAAGGCCGAGCTTGGGGTACCCGAGCGCGAAGAACATCATCAGCAGCGCGAGGGGCGTGTTCCTCAGTAAGTTGACGTACGTCGTGCCGACCGCCCGCATTGACGAGGAGGGCGAGATTCGCAGCACACCGATGACCACGCCGAGAAGTAGCGAGAACACCGCTGAGACGGCAAACATGAGCACCGTGTTCGCGAACCCCAGGACAAACAGGTCGAGGTTGTTGAGGAGAACATCCATGGGGGAATCCGTTCCGTAAACTGCTGAGCCTGCAGGGAGAGAGCCGCCGGGGGCGCGGCCCTCTCCCCGTCATATGGTCTGTGGCGACCTAGTAGTTGTCGACCGCTGCCGGCTCGAGCTCGACGCCCGAGGTGCCCAGAGTCTTGTCGTAGATCGCCTTCCAGACATCGGGGTTCTCGACGAGCAGACTGTTGACGAAGTGGCGCAGCGCTGTGTCGCCCTTGGCGATGCCGATGCCGAAGCCTTCGTTCGTGAACGGCGTGCCCACGACCTTCAGCTCGTCGGGGGCCAGCGTGACGTAGCCGATGAGGAGGGCCTCATCGGTGGTCACCGCATCGACCTGGTTGCTGAGCAGCGCATCGACGCACTGCGCCATGTTGTCGAACTCGACCGTTTCGACATCGGGGTGGTTCGTCTTGATGTACTGGATCGGTGTGGAACCGGTGATCGAGCACACCTTGTGCCCGGCGAGGTCTGACTCGCCCGCGATGGAGGTGTTGTCCTTGCGCACGAGGATGCTCTGACCGGTGGTCATGTACGGTCCGGCGAAATCGACGAGTTCTTTGCGCTTGTCGGAGATCGTGTACATGCCGACGATGAGGTCCACGTCGCCGTTGCTCAGCGACTGCTCCCGGCTCTGGCTCGGGATCGTGACGAACTCGATGCTTTCCTTGGCGAAGCCGAGCTCGGCGGCGAGCCAGGTGGCTAGCTCGATGTCGAAGCCGGAGCGGTCGCCGGTGGCAGAATCGCGCACGCCAAAGCCCGGCTGGTCTTCCTTGACCCCGAGAACAATGGTCCGGTTCTTCGTCATCGCGTCGAAGGTGGGGCTGCCGTCGATGGTGACGCTCGTCGCCACGGGGGACTCTGCGTCGGCCTTGACTGCATCCTCCTCGGGCGCCGCGGCGGTCGATGCGCACGCGCTCAGCATCAGTCCAGCGATTGCGGCTCCGGCGATCGCGATGGATAGGCGTTTTGTGATCATGGTTTCTCCTCGGGGGTGTGGCTTGGGGGTGATGGGGTCTAGCGGGCCAACACTTTCTGAAGAAAGTCACGGGCGCGCGTGGTTTTGGGGGCGGAGA carries:
- a CDS encoding glutamate ABC transporter substrate-binding protein, which codes for MITKRLSIAIAGAAIAGLMLSACASTAAAPEEDAVKADAESPVATSVTIDGSPTFDAMTKNRTIVLGVKEDQPGFGVRDSATGDRSGFDIELATWLAAELGFAKESIEFVTIPSQSREQSLSNGDVDLIVGMYTISDKRKELVDFAGPYMTTGQSILVRKDNTSIAGESDLAGHKVCSITGSTPIQYIKTNHPDVETVEFDNMAQCVDALLSNQVDAVTTDEALLIGYVTLAPDELKVVGTPFTNEGFGIGIAKGDTALRHFVNSLLVENPDVWKAIYDKTLGTSGVELEPAAVDNY
- a CDS encoding pyridoxal phosphate-dependent aminotransferase; this encodes MTDLTVSRLLASVSESAPQAIDALAKLYSSQGRPVIAFGAGEPDFDTPAFITEAAKRAIDEPKNHHYSGPTGLPELRTAIAEYTSGYSGTSFSAADVAVANGGKQAIFNTLSAVLNPGDEVILPAPYWTSYPEQIKLAGGITVPVETDSESGYKTTVAQLERARTPRTKLLIFTSPSNPTGSVYTEDEIRAIGRWVTENRIWVMSDEIYHDFVYDAASFTSISRFVPRDQLIIVNGLAKSHVLTGWRLGWAISTPAVIEAVKNFQSHTTGNVSNISQRAALAALADNSDFPGQMRAVFNRRRLIAYDILKTVPGFVVPKPLGAFYIFPDVRAVLDGALKLNGAPVTSTLQLSTLLLEEVDVAVVPGEAFGAPGHLRFSYALDDSQLVEGLERIRNFLTSHY
- a CDS encoding amino acid ABC transporter permease yields the protein MDVLLNNLDLFVLGFANTVLMFAVSAVFSLLLGVVIGVLRISPSSSMRAVGTTYVNLLRNTPLALLMMFFALGYPKLGLPALDYTTLAIIALVLYTASYVAEVFRSGINSIHVGQTEAARAIGLTFDQVITVVLVPQAFRNVVPPLISVFIALLKNTTVASGFSVMQAGAISANMSERGENLLATLLWVAFFFFLLVMGLAAVQRKFERKWAQS
- a CDS encoding amino acid ABC transporter permease; amino-acid sequence: MSYATQELFDVLGPKGRRKSNIAGFVTITVVALILGFIVVQLYKSGQFAAAKWELFTFPLVQREILETTGSTLRAFATGAILALILGVLLLLGRLSPARWVRTSVTWLTETFRAIPLLVLMMLIYYGLPVLGATFVTPFIAVTVGLAIYNGSVFAEIFRAGLNSLPKGQSEAGAAIGLRKGQVLAVILAPQAIRNMLPAIISQLVVALKDTALGFMVTYPELLYLAKFYGTQMQYGSPIIPAAMVMGSIYVALCLALSYLAVRVQKWSSSSGTPKKVKRND